A stretch of DNA from Vicinamibacterales bacterium:
CGAGTCCATCGGGTTCGGAAACAGCAGCCGCGACACCGGCGCCATCACGATCATCGCCGTGACCATCGGCCGCAGCCAGCGTTCGGGCGCGCAGAGGATCAGGAGCGGCCACACCATGTAGAACTGCTCTTCGACCGCGAGCGACCACAGGTGCGAGACCGAGCCGTGCCAGTCGCCGCGCAGGTAAAAGTACAGGTTTGACAGGTAGGTGGCGTGCCACGCGAAGGTGTCGCGCACCGGGCCGATGTTGAGCGCGGCGGCCGCGGCCAGGACGAAATAGAACAGCGGGAAGATGCGCAGGGCGCGGCGCGCGTAGAACGTCTGCAGCGCGAGCCCGAGCGGCCGCCCGCGCCATGAGAGCAGAATGCCGGTGATCAGGAACCCGCTGAGCACGAAGAACAGGCGGACGCCAATGGTGCCCAGCGGCGCGTAGCGGTCCACCCAGGGAACGAAGTGGAACGCCATCACGAACGCCACGGCGACCGCCCGCAGCCCATCCAGCTGCGGCATGTACGCGGCAGGCCGCGGCTTACTCGTAACGGAGAGCATTCATCGGATCGATCTTCGACGCGCGCAGTGCGGGAATGAAGCCCGCGCCGAGCGCCACGATGGCGAGGGCGATGGTCGAGGCGCCGAGCACCAGGGGATCATATCCCTTCATCTCGAACAGCAGCGACTCGGCCAGCCGGCCGACGCCGAGGGCGATGACCAGGCCGACGACGCCGCCAACCAGCGCCATCATCGCCACCTGCCTCATCACCATGGCGCGGACGCGGCCGCCGTCGGCGCCCAGGGCCATGCGCAAGCCGAACTCGCGCGTGCGCTGTGACACGGTATAGGCGAGCACGCCGTAAAGTCCCACTGCCGCCAGCACGGTCGCCAGCAGGGCAAACCCGAACGACAGGGTCGTGATCAGGCGATCGAGGAACACGTTCTCCTGCACCTGCATGGCCATGGTCTTGAGGTTCTCGATCGGCAGGTTGGGATCGAGCTGCTTCATCAGCGCCGGTATCGACGACAGCAACTGCTCGGGCGGCAGGGCCGTGCGCACGTAGAAGTAGGCGAAGCCCAGGCGCTCCTCCTGGCGATACGGACGGAAGTGCTGCGCCGGCACGACGCGCTTGACGTCGCTGTACTTGGCGTCGCGGACGATGCCGACGATCTCGGTATCGAGCGCGGTGGCCTGGCCGCCGATGGCGATGCGCTTGCCGACGGCGTTGTCAGGCAGGTTGAACTTCCTGAGGAACGCCTGGTTCACGATCGCGACCTTCGGGGCGCCGGCCGCGTCGGCCAGCGTGAAGTCGCGTCCCGCGATCAAGGGCATGCCCATGGTCTGGAAGAAGCCCGGCCCCACGGCGTTGAACGAGGCCGAGGTGTCGGTGTCGGGACCGCCCGTGAACCCCTCCACTGCCATGCTGTTGTTCCAGTTGTCGCCCGCCAGCACCGGAACGATCGACCCGACCGCACCGGCGACGCCGGGAATCGCCGCGAGCCGATCCTCGATGCGGGTGAACAGCTCGCGCGTGCGCTCGGTCGAGTACGAGTTCAGCTCCGGCGCGATGCTGAAGAGCACGAGGTGGTCGGGATTGAGGCCCAGGTCAACGCGGCTGACGTTGAACAGGCTCTTGGCAAACAGGCCCGCGGGCACCAGCAGCGCCATCGACATGGCGATCTGCACGGTGGCAAGCGTCATGCGGAAACGCGCCGCCGCCTTGGCGCCGCCCGGTTGACCCGCCTGGTTCTTGAGCGTCGCGGCCAGGTCGGGACGCGTGCTGTGCAAGGCCGGGAACAAGCCGAAGATCAGGCCGGTGCCAAGCGCGGCCACCGCCGCGAACGCCAGCATGCCGGGATCCAGCTTGAAGGCCACCAGCGCCGCCGCCTCGGGCGGCAGGATGGTGCCAATCAGGTCGAGCGTCCACTTGGCCACGAGCAGGCCGCCGATGGCACCGAGCGCCGCCAGCAACACCGACTCCGTCAGCAGTTGCGTGATCAACTGGCGGCGGCTCGCGCCGATCGACAGCCGCACCGCCATCTCGGCGGCCCGGCCGGCACCGCGCGCCAGCAACAGGTTGGCGATGTTGGCGCAGGCGATCAACAGCACCGTGCCGGTCACCGCCAGCAGGATGGTCAGGGGCGTGCGCGCCTCGGTATGCACGCCACTCTGGCCGCGGTGGCCGGGCGTCATGGTGATCTCCTTCGACTTGAACCGCTCCATCGTCTGGTCGCTCATGCCCTTCTGGAGCGGCGCCTCGACGTCGTTGATGATGGCGCGATAGGGGCCATTCAGCGCGACCCGCGCCTGATCAAGCGTGACACCGGGCTTGAGCCGCGCGAACGCGTAGATCCAGTAACTGCGGCGGTTGTCGAACCCGGTGAAGCCCGGCTGCATCACGCCGCGCATGCTCAGCGGTACGAACACGTCTGCGCTGATGCCGAGGGTCGTGCCCTTGAAGCCGGGCGGCGCGACACCGATCACCGTGACAGCCTGGCCGTTGACGATCAGGGTCTCGTTGAGAATCGACGGACTCATCTCGAACCGCGTGCGCCAGTAGTCGTGGCTGAGCACGACGACGAAGTGGCCGCCGACGGCCCGATCGTCGTCGGGGGTGAAGAGCCGGCCGAGCGCCGGGTTGACGGCGAGCACCGGGAAGTAGCTGCCCGAGGCCAGCATGCCCTCCCCGCTGAGGGTCGTGCCCTTGTAGCCGATGTTGGCGCCGAAGCCGCGATGCGCGGCAATCCCGGTGAAGCTGGTCTGCACCCGTTCGAGGTCGCGGTACATCGGGTAGCTGAAGATCTCGTCGCACGAGCCCGCCTGGCTGCACGACGTCGACCCCTGCTTGGGCCCGGGAGCCCCGAAATTCACCAGTTCGGCCGGATTGGCCACCGGCAGCGGCCGCAGCAACATCTGGTCGAACAGCGAGAAGATGGCGGAATTCGCGCCAATCCCCAAGGAAAGCGACAGGATGGCGACCGCGGTCACGAAGGGCGTCTTGAACAGGGTGCGCAGGGCCAGGCGGAAATTCGGCATGTCAGCGGATTGGACGGATTTTCCCGCCTGAAGGTTTGGAGAGATTATATGAGGGTCGGCATGGAGCTATCCCAGTTCATCGGCGCGTCGATCTGGCTCGTGATGATCGGGCTGGCTGGACTCGTGCTTTACCGCCTGAAGACCAGGCGCAGCCACATCGGCCCGGCCGCCGCCGGCACGGTCTACGACATCATCCACGAAGACAAGCGGAAGGCGATCGAGATTGTCGTGGCCGACAAGGCCGCGGCGCACGACTTCGAACGCGGCGAGGACGACAAGGACTAAGGACTGATGCCCAGATACTGGCTGATGAAATGCGAGCCGAGCGCCTACACGATCGACGCCCTCGCGCGCGACGGCAAGACCGGGTGGGAAGGCGTCCG
This window harbors:
- a CDS encoding ABC transporter permease, producing the protein MPNFRLALRTLFKTPFVTAVAILSLSLGIGANSAIFSLFDQMLLRPLPVANPAELVNFGAPGPKQGSTSCSQAGSCDEIFSYPMYRDLERVQTSFTGIAAHRGFGANIGYKGTTLSGEGMLASGSYFPVLAVNPALGRLFTPDDDRAVGGHFVVVLSHDYWRTRFEMSPSILNETLIVNGQAVTVIGVAPPGFKGTTLGISADVFVPLSMRGVMQPGFTGFDNRRSYWIYAFARLKPGVTLDQARVALNGPYRAIINDVEAPLQKGMSDQTMERFKSKEITMTPGHRGQSGVHTEARTPLTILLAVTGTVLLIACANIANLLLARGAGRAAEMAVRLSIGASRRQLITQLLTESVLLAALGAIGGLLVAKWTLDLIGTILPPEAAALVAFKLDPGMLAFAAVAALGTGLIFGLFPALHSTRPDLAATLKNQAGQPGGAKAAARFRMTLATVQIAMSMALLVPAGLFAKSLFNVSRVDLGLNPDHLVLFSIAPELNSYSTERTRELFTRIEDRLAAIPGVAGAVGSIVPVLAGDNWNNSMAVEGFTGGPDTDTSASFNAVGPGFFQTMGMPLIAGRDFTLADAAGAPKVAIVNQAFLRKFNLPDNAVGKRIAIGGQATALDTEIVGIVRDAKYSDVKRVVPAQHFRPYRQEERLGFAYFYVRTALPPEQLLSSIPALMKQLDPNLPIENLKTMAMQVQENVFLDRLITTLSFGFALLATVLAAVGLYGVLAYTVSQRTREFGLRMALGADGGRVRAMVMRQVAMMALVGGVVGLVIALGVGRLAESLLFEMKGYDPLVLGASTIALAIVALGAGFIPALRASKIDPMNALRYE